Proteins encoded by one window of Luteimonas yindakuii:
- a CDS encoding AzlC family ABC transporter permease, protein MFRTPTPAEKIGLSVAVATGLYGISFGALAVAAGLSPWQAIALSLLMFTGGSQFAFIGVIAGGGSGAGAFGAATLLGVRNAVYGMQINRMLQPRGWRRLGAAQLTIDESTATASGQLDPAEQRRGFWAAGFGVFVLWGLFTALGALLGDALGDPKRWGLDGAAVAAFLGLLWPRLRGREPVAIAVACALVTLLAVPLTPPGLPILVAAAVAAAWGARDHAPAVAVDATDDGAAR, encoded by the coding sequence ATGTTCCGCACGCCCACGCCCGCCGAGAAGATCGGCCTGTCGGTCGCCGTGGCCACCGGCCTGTACGGAATTTCGTTCGGCGCGCTGGCCGTCGCGGCCGGGCTGTCACCGTGGCAGGCGATCGCATTGAGCCTGCTGATGTTCACCGGCGGATCGCAGTTCGCCTTCATCGGCGTGATCGCGGGTGGCGGCAGCGGCGCCGGAGCGTTTGGCGCGGCCACGCTGCTCGGCGTACGCAACGCGGTCTATGGCATGCAGATCAACCGCATGCTGCAACCGCGCGGCTGGCGGCGCCTGGGCGCGGCGCAGTTGACCATCGACGAGTCGACCGCCACCGCCTCCGGCCAGCTGGATCCGGCCGAGCAGCGGCGTGGCTTCTGGGCCGCGGGCTTCGGCGTGTTCGTGCTGTGGGGGCTGTTCACCGCCCTGGGTGCGCTGCTCGGCGATGCACTCGGGGATCCAAAACGCTGGGGCCTCGATGGGGCGGCCGTGGCGGCCTTCCTCGGCCTGCTGTGGCCGCGCCTGCGTGGACGCGAGCCGGTGGCGATCGCGGTCGCCTGCGCACTGGTGACCCTGCTGGCGGTGCCACTCACGCCACCGGGGTTGCCGATCCTGGTCGCGGCCGCGGTGGCGGCTGCCTGGGGTGCGCGCGACCATGCACCTGCGGTCGCCGTTGACGCGACTGACGACGGGGCCGCGCGCTGA
- a CDS encoding MlaA family lipoprotein, producing MSPSRILLPCLLLSLAACAGGQQTTRAPAPSARPVALPAGLAAPVDAATGTQASPVVDDGMLDAETADVALQEGAYRDDTGGEPVLAPTEAELDYAVLYGEEPYDPVADPTLPDPAQMQVGYDPWEPFNRRMHRVNDAIDRTVARPLATAYMKVVPRPMRLGVSNFFNNLGQPVSAVNALLQGKPVQAGQALGRFVVNATLGIGGIFDPASDAEIPFRSEDFGQTLGVWGWQNSRYLELPLFGPRTLRDAFGIVGDAPLSPTRQLNDDQTRWALQGLQLVDLRTQLFVVDRMREGAADDYALIRDAWMQRRQYQIFGDSQEGDDALPDYLLDDEALPTVPADAIPVIPGVPLN from the coding sequence ATGTCCCCCTCCCGCATTCTCCTTCCCTGCCTGCTGTTGTCGCTCGCCGCCTGTGCGGGTGGGCAACAGACCACACGTGCGCCCGCACCTTCCGCTCGACCGGTGGCGCTTCCTGCTGGTCTGGCCGCACCGGTCGACGCTGCCACCGGCACCCAAGCGTCACCGGTGGTCGACGACGGCATGCTGGATGCTGAGACCGCCGATGTCGCGCTGCAGGAGGGCGCGTACCGCGACGACACCGGCGGCGAACCGGTGCTTGCGCCGACCGAAGCCGAGCTCGATTACGCCGTGCTCTACGGCGAGGAACCCTACGACCCGGTGGCCGACCCCACCCTGCCCGACCCGGCGCAGATGCAGGTCGGCTATGACCCGTGGGAGCCCTTCAACCGCCGCATGCACCGCGTCAACGATGCCATCGACCGCACGGTCGCGCGTCCGCTGGCCACCGCCTACATGAAGGTGGTGCCGCGCCCGATGCGTCTTGGCGTGTCGAACTTCTTCAACAACCTCGGCCAGCCGGTGAGCGCGGTCAACGCGCTGCTGCAGGGCAAGCCGGTGCAGGCCGGCCAGGCGCTGGGGCGCTTCGTGGTCAACGCGACGCTCGGCATCGGCGGCATCTTCGATCCGGCCAGCGACGCCGAGATTCCATTCCGCAGCGAGGATTTCGGCCAGACCCTGGGCGTGTGGGGCTGGCAGAACTCGCGCTATCTCGAACTGCCGCTGTTCGGCCCGCGCACGCTGCGCGATGCGTTCGGCATCGTCGGCGATGCGCCCCTGTCGCCGACCCGGCAACTCAATGACGACCAGACCCGCTGGGCGCTGCAGGGCCTGCAGCTGGTCGACCTGCGCACGCAGCTGTTCGTCGTCGATCGCATGCGCGAAGGCGCCGCCGATGATTACGCGCTGATTCGCGATGCCTGGATGCAGCGCCGCCAGTACCAGATCTTCGGCGACTCGCAGGAGGGCGACGACGCGCTCCCAGACTATCTGCTCGACGACGAGGCACTGCCGACGGTGCCGGCGGACGCGATCCCGGTCATCCCGGGCGTCCCCCTCAACTGA
- a CDS encoding rhomboid family intramembrane serine protease — protein MPDHPVDPAAQRVADRRRLAAAARTSLAFVALLGVMFGVQAMVDWTLFAVRPQVPAGLLGVLTAPLLHGSPSHLLANAFALLLLGMLALTVYPRATWRALPLIWLGSGLCAWWLGEPGSRHLGASGLTHGLMFLVFVLGLLRRDRPAIAAGMIAFFFYGGMLLTVLPHDPGVSWQSHLGGALGGVVAAVLFRHADPAHPRRRYSWEIEEEEAARAAALDPDTFEPPSPHGVPVLWKREPPPRGVLLEFPRRDREG, from the coding sequence ATGCCCGACCACCCCGTCGACCCCGCCGCCCAGCGCGTGGCCGACCGTCGCCGGCTCGCCGCGGCGGCCAGGACCAGCCTCGCCTTCGTGGCGCTGCTGGGAGTGATGTTCGGCGTGCAGGCGATGGTCGACTGGACGCTGTTCGCGGTAAGGCCGCAGGTGCCGGCCGGCCTGCTCGGGGTGCTGACCGCGCCGTTGCTGCACGGCTCGCCGTCGCATCTGCTCGCCAATGCGTTCGCGCTGCTGTTGCTGGGCATGCTGGCGCTGACCGTCTACCCGCGCGCCACCTGGCGCGCGTTGCCGCTGATCTGGCTGGGCAGCGGGCTGTGTGCCTGGTGGCTCGGCGAACCCGGCTCGCGCCACCTCGGCGCCAGCGGCCTGACCCATGGCCTGATGTTCCTGGTGTTCGTGCTCGGCCTGTTGCGGCGCGACCGGCCGGCGATCGCCGCGGGGATGATCGCCTTCTTCTTCTATGGCGGCATGCTGCTGACGGTGCTGCCGCACGATCCCGGTGTGTCCTGGCAGTCGCACCTGGGCGGCGCGCTGGGCGGCGTGGTCGCGGCGGTGCTGTTCCGGCATGCCGATCCTGCGCACCCGCGCCGACGCTACAGCTGGGAGATCGAGGAAGAAGAGGCGGCACGCGCGGCGGCGCTCGATCCCGACACCTTCGAGCCGCCATCGCCGCACGGGGTACCGGTGCTGTGGAAGCGCGAACCGCCACCGCGCGGGGTGCTGCTGGAGTTCCCCCGTCGCGACCGCGAAGGCTGA
- a CDS encoding class I SAM-dependent rRNA methyltransferase, with translation MTNTPLQTVHLKNAWRSNHPWIFQRLVEKPAQRPKPGAIVEVAGVDGTWIGRGFYNGHSRIALRILETDPDVPVDAAWFARRISEAVRLRRDELGLDAVSDAWRVVHSEGDGLSGLVVDRYGDLLVVEFFSAGMFRHREWIYDALRAEFPGCRFYSFADEHVQKQESFDFRGTEPVSPSVITEHGIRFRADPAGAHKTGFFADQRENREWLSHRVAGKRVLDLCCNTGGFGVYAAVRGASEVVGVDIDDAVLEIARGNAKLNDARVRFVQADIFPWLRDAAIAGEQFDVVVLDPAKMTRDREQVIPALKKYLDMNKLALGVVKPGGLLATFSCTGLVSEEQFLDMLRRAAFYAGRTVQVLKVSGAGADHPYLAHVQESRYLKAVFCRVLD, from the coding sequence ATGACCAATACCCCCCTGCAGACCGTCCACCTCAAGAATGCGTGGCGGTCCAACCATCCGTGGATCTTCCAGCGCCTGGTCGAGAAGCCCGCGCAGCGGCCCAAGCCGGGCGCTATCGTCGAGGTCGCCGGCGTCGATGGCACCTGGATCGGACGCGGCTTCTACAACGGCCATTCGCGCATCGCCCTGCGCATCCTCGAAACCGATCCCGACGTACCGGTGGACGCGGCCTGGTTCGCGCGGCGCATCAGCGAAGCGGTGCGCCTGCGCCGGGACGAACTCGGCCTCGATGCGGTGTCCGACGCCTGGCGCGTGGTCCACAGCGAAGGCGACGGCCTGTCCGGCCTGGTCGTGGACCGCTACGGCGACCTGCTGGTGGTGGAGTTCTTCAGCGCCGGCATGTTCCGCCACCGCGAATGGATCTACGACGCCCTGCGCGCCGAATTCCCCGGCTGCCGCTTCTACAGCTTCGCCGACGAGCACGTGCAGAAGCAGGAGTCGTTCGACTTCCGCGGCACCGAGCCGGTGTCGCCGTCGGTGATCACCGAACACGGCATCCGCTTCCGTGCGGACCCTGCCGGCGCGCACAAGACCGGCTTCTTCGCCGACCAGCGCGAGAACCGTGAATGGCTGTCGCACCGCGTCGCCGGCAAGCGCGTGCTCGACCTGTGCTGCAACACCGGCGGCTTTGGCGTGTATGCCGCGGTGCGCGGTGCGTCCGAGGTGGTCGGCGTCGACATCGACGACGCGGTGCTGGAGATCGCCCGCGGCAATGCGAAGTTGAACGACGCGCGCGTGCGTTTCGTGCAGGCCGACATCTTCCCGTGGCTGCGCGACGCCGCGATCGCCGGCGAGCAGTTCGACGTGGTGGTGCTCGATCCCGCGAAGATGACCCGCGACCGCGAACAGGTGATCCCGGCGCTGAAGAAGTACCTCGACATGAACAAGCTCGCGCTGGGCGTGGTGAAGCCGGGCGGGTTGCTGGCGACGTTCTCGTGCACCGGCCTGGTGAGCGAGGAGCAGTTCCTCGACATGCTGCGCCGTGCCGCGTTCTATGCCGGCCGCACCGTGCAGGTGCTGAAGGTGTCGGGCGCCGGCGCCGACCATCCCTACCTCGCCCATGTGCAGGAATCGCGCTATCTCAAGGCGGTGTTCTGCCGCGTGCTCGACTGA
- a CDS encoding serine hydrolase domain-containing protein has product MNASALFALLLLGGVAAGPVHADDSARIAAVDALLHDYTGDVPGVSVLVLHEGRPVLRRSHGLADLEAVTPATPETRYRLASVSKQFTAAAILRMAEEGLLRLDDPVRRWLPELPPATAPVTLHHLLAHTSGLVDYEDLMEAAPAGQVQDADVLALLARADRLRFAPGTAYAYSNSGYVLLGLVAARASGQSFPEVLRTRLFTPLGMDGAVAWTADGAPVRARAWGYSLRDGRWQRTDQSPTSATLGDGGIYASIDELGRWLAALDAGAILSDASRQAMFAAHTSTPTGEEDVDAYGYGWRLHGDMQWHSGETVGFRNVVLRLPRERLAVVVLSNRNSPPPYPLARAIAALWATPGAPTR; this is encoded by the coding sequence ATGAATGCATCCGCCCTGTTCGCCCTGCTGCTGCTTGGTGGCGTCGCCGCCGGACCCGTGCACGCCGATGACAGCGCGCGCATCGCGGCCGTCGATGCGCTGCTGCACGACTACACCGGCGACGTGCCGGGAGTCTCGGTGCTGGTCCTCCATGAGGGCAGGCCGGTGCTGCGTCGCAGCCATGGGTTGGCCGATCTCGAAGCCGTGACGCCGGCCACGCCGGAGACACGCTACCGGCTGGCATCGGTGAGCAAGCAGTTCACTGCGGCGGCGATCCTGCGCATGGCCGAAGAAGGTCTGCTGCGGCTGGATGATCCGGTGCGACGCTGGCTGCCGGAGCTGCCGCCGGCCACCGCGCCGGTGACCCTGCACCACCTTCTCGCCCACACCTCGGGCCTCGTGGATTACGAGGACCTGATGGAGGCCGCGCCGGCGGGCCAGGTGCAGGACGCCGACGTGCTGGCGCTGCTCGCCCGCGCCGATCGCCTGCGCTTCGCGCCCGGCACCGCGTATGCCTACAGCAACAGCGGTTACGTACTGCTGGGGCTGGTGGCAGCGCGCGCAAGCGGACAGTCGTTCCCCGAGGTGCTGCGCACGCGGCTGTTCACGCCGCTGGGCATGGACGGCGCCGTCGCCTGGACTGCAGATGGCGCGCCGGTGAGGGCGCGTGCCTGGGGCTACAGCCTGCGCGACGGCCGCTGGCAACGCACCGACCAGAGCCCGACCAGCGCGACCCTTGGCGACGGTGGGATCTACGCCTCGATCGACGAGCTGGGGCGATGGCTGGCGGCGCTCGACGCGGGCGCGATCCTCTCCGATGCCTCGCGGCAGGCGATGTTCGCCGCCCACACCAGCACGCCCACCGGCGAGGAGGATGTCGACGCCTACGGTTACGGCTGGCGCCTGCATGGCGACATGCAGTGGCATTCCGGCGAGACCGTCGGCTTCCGCAATGTCGTGTTGCGCCTGCCGCGCGAACGCCTGGCCGTCGTGGTGCTGAGCAACCGCAACAGCCCGCCTCCCTATCCGCTGGCACGCGCGATCGCCGCGCTGTGGGCCACGCCTGGTGCCCCGACCCGATGA
- a CDS encoding AzlD domain-containing protein, producing the protein MSLWGWILLASAVAFATKLAGYLVPAAWLERPRATRMAAALTIGLLASLTAMNTFVAGTGLVIDARVGALLAAAGALALRVPFLGVVVIGAAATALLRLAGLP; encoded by the coding sequence ATGTCGCTGTGGGGCTGGATCCTGCTGGCGAGCGCGGTGGCGTTCGCGACCAAGCTCGCCGGCTACCTGGTACCCGCAGCGTGGCTGGAGCGGCCGCGGGCGACGCGCATGGCCGCCGCACTGACGATCGGGTTGCTGGCGTCATTGACCGCCATGAACACCTTCGTGGCCGGCACCGGACTGGTCATCGATGCGCGTGTCGGCGCCCTGCTGGCGGCGGCCGGCGCACTGGCGCTGCGGGTGCCGTTCCTGGGCGTGGTGGTGATCGGCGCCGCGGCCACCGCGCTGCTGCGGCTGGCAGGATTGCCTTAA
- the rmuC gene encoding DNA recombination protein RmuC — protein MNDVSLLLVLILLAVSAAVILLIVLVLRRPGAGMDAMRERLEAALREEQRESRLELRALLDGLSSAQEQRIDAFGLRLDALTERTESRLGAMREAISEDARNARAESAQAQQRFGAQLSERMADLTARTDQRLEGFGQRLEVLRATLGEDARKARQESGEAQQRMAEALAQRLAESAQRSEQRLVEMRSTLDQQLQRLQADNADKLEQMRATVDEKLQTTLETRLGASFKLVSERLEQVQRGLGEMQQLATGVGDLKRVLTNVKNRGSWGEVQLEGILEQTLIAEQYARSVRVRPESAEAVDFAIRLPGRQDGDTPVWLPIDCKFPREDYERLLDAQELGDAEAVRVCGAQLERAIRIQAKSICEKYVCPPHTTDFAVMFLPTEGLYAETIRRPGLTDALQRDHRIVVAGPTTVTALLNSLQMGFRTLAIEHRSSEVWKLLGAVKSEFGKFAGILEKAEKQINTVGKSLGEASRKTRTIERRLRGVETLSQDESEALLVDAGIGIDAEEPDDSDDASS, from the coding sequence ATGAATGACGTCTCCCTGCTGCTGGTCCTGATCCTGCTCGCGGTAAGTGCCGCGGTGATCCTGTTGATAGTCCTGGTCCTGCGCCGCCCCGGTGCCGGCATGGACGCCATGCGTGAACGACTCGAGGCTGCCCTGCGTGAGGAGCAGCGCGAATCGCGGCTGGAGCTGCGTGCGCTGCTCGATGGCCTTTCCAGTGCACAGGAGCAGCGCATCGATGCGTTCGGATTGCGGCTCGATGCGCTGACCGAGCGGACCGAGTCGCGCCTTGGCGCCATGCGCGAAGCGATCAGTGAGGATGCGCGCAATGCGCGCGCGGAGTCGGCGCAGGCCCAGCAGCGCTTCGGTGCGCAGCTGTCGGAACGCATGGCCGACCTGACCGCACGTACCGACCAGCGCCTGGAGGGTTTCGGGCAGCGCCTCGAGGTCCTGCGGGCCACCCTTGGCGAGGACGCGCGCAAGGCGCGGCAGGAGAGTGGCGAGGCGCAACAGCGCATGGCCGAGGCGCTGGCCCAACGGTTGGCGGAGTCCGCACAGCGCAGCGAGCAGCGCCTGGTCGAGATGCGCTCGACGCTGGACCAGCAGCTGCAGCGCCTGCAGGCCGACAACGCCGACAAGCTCGAGCAGATGCGCGCCACCGTCGACGAGAAGTTGCAGACCACGCTGGAGACGCGCCTGGGTGCGTCGTTCAAGCTGGTGTCGGAACGGCTGGAACAGGTGCAGCGCGGACTGGGCGAGATGCAGCAGCTGGCCACCGGCGTCGGCGATCTGAAGCGCGTGCTGACCAACGTCAAGAACCGCGGCAGCTGGGGTGAGGTGCAGCTGGAAGGCATCCTCGAACAGACGCTGATCGCCGAACAGTACGCGCGCAGCGTGCGGGTGCGGCCGGAATCCGCCGAAGCCGTGGATTTCGCCATCCGCCTGCCCGGTCGCCAGGATGGCGATACGCCGGTGTGGCTGCCGATCGACTGCAAGTTCCCGCGCGAGGATTACGAGCGCCTGCTCGATGCGCAGGAACTCGGCGACGCCGAGGCGGTGCGCGTCTGCGGGGCGCAGCTGGAACGCGCGATCCGGATCCAGGCCAAGTCGATCTGCGAAAAGTACGTCTGCCCGCCGCACACCACCGATTTCGCGGTGATGTTCCTGCCGACCGAAGGGTTGTATGCGGAAACCATCCGCCGTCCCGGACTCACCGACGCACTGCAGCGCGACCACCGCATCGTGGTGGCGGGACCGACCACGGTGACCGCATTGCTCAACAGCCTGCAGATGGGCTTCCGCACGCTGGCGATCGAACACCGCTCGAGCGAGGTCTGGAAGCTGCTCGGCGCGGTGAAGAGCGAATTCGGCAAGTTCGCCGGCATCCTCGAAAAGGCCGAGAAGCAGATCAACACCGTCGGCAAGAGCCTCGGCGAAGCGAGCCGCAAGACCCGCACCATCGAGCGCCGCCTGCGCGGCGTCGAAACGCTGTCGCAGGACGAGTCGGAGGCGTTGCTGGTGGATGCCGGCATCGGGATCGACGCTGAAGAGCCCGACGATAGCGATGACGCCAGCAGCTGA
- a CDS encoding M28 family peptidase, producing the protein MTTVPRMLRLLIAAIVVAVLLLLGWQVLRPSTERFEESPSAQLAEAADAAPASDDPAAQRIAADLRRLADDDMQGRETGSAGHDRAAAHVAAQFADAGLEPAGDDGGFFQSVPLLRAVPQADGARLAVTRGGRTIELRLGEHFLPWANFNAPSHQVEAPAVFVGHAIHAPDIGHDDFAGLELGGRIAVLLPGVPSGFDDEHRAYHSALQEKLAAIAARGAIGAVVVSTPESEARLPWARQRASWQNAAMRLRGEDGGAMDGFPTLQAVAAVGVAAADFVFADGERPAAELFDAARAGRLRGFELPGTLVLAGRTAIEQMSSRNVVARLPGTDALAGEQVVHTAHLDHVGTGAAGEGDRIHNGALDNALGVSIMLEAARTLATAPTRRSQLFVALTGEEQGLLGAQWFVARAGDAGMPVANINIDMPVLLAPTTDIVAVGREHSSLGDALDAAAQELGVEVSADPFPEEVTFVRSDHYAFVRAGIPAIYLDGGIVSADGERDPKRALAYYLRNCYHQPCDDATQPIQYDDAARLARVSAALASRIGNDDARPRWRDGDFFGERFGAAAGR; encoded by the coding sequence ATGACCACCGTGCCGCGCATGCTGCGCCTGCTGATCGCCGCCATCGTCGTTGCCGTATTGCTGCTGCTTGGCTGGCAGGTCCTGCGCCCATCCACCGAAAGGTTCGAAGAGTCCCCGAGCGCGCAGCTCGCCGAAGCCGCCGACGCCGCGCCTGCGTCCGACGACCCCGCAGCGCAGCGCATCGCCGCGGACCTGCGTCGGCTTGCCGATGACGACATGCAGGGCCGCGAGACCGGCAGCGCCGGCCATGACAGGGCCGCCGCCCATGTTGCCGCGCAATTCGCCGACGCCGGCCTCGAGCCGGCCGGTGACGACGGCGGATTCTTCCAGTCCGTGCCGTTGCTGCGCGCGGTGCCGCAGGCCGATGGCGCGCGCCTTGCGGTGACGCGCGGTGGCCGCACGATCGAACTGCGTCTCGGCGAGCACTTCCTGCCGTGGGCGAACTTCAACGCGCCATCGCACCAGGTGGAAGCGCCCGCGGTGTTCGTCGGCCATGCCATCCATGCGCCCGACATCGGCCATGACGACTTCGCCGGCCTCGAACTGGGCGGCCGCATCGCCGTGCTGCTGCCCGGCGTGCCCTCGGGCTTCGATGACGAGCATCGTGCGTACCACTCGGCACTGCAGGAAAAGCTTGCCGCCATTGCCGCGCGCGGCGCGATCGGCGCGGTGGTGGTATCGACGCCGGAATCCGAGGCGCGGCTGCCATGGGCACGGCAGCGCGCGAGCTGGCAGAACGCCGCGATGCGCCTGCGCGGCGAGGACGGAGGCGCGATGGACGGCTTCCCGACCCTGCAGGCGGTGGCCGCGGTCGGCGTCGCTGCCGCCGATTTCGTGTTTGCCGATGGCGAACGTCCTGCGGCGGAGCTGTTCGACGCTGCGCGCGCCGGTCGCCTGCGCGGTTTCGAGCTGCCGGGCACGCTGGTGCTGGCGGGGCGTACCGCGATCGAGCAGATGTCCTCGCGCAACGTGGTCGCGCGCCTGCCGGGTACCGATGCCCTGGCCGGGGAGCAGGTGGTGCACACCGCCCATCTCGACCATGTCGGCACAGGTGCCGCGGGGGAAGGCGATCGCATCCACAACGGCGCGCTCGACAATGCGCTGGGCGTGTCGATCATGCTGGAAGCCGCACGCACGCTGGCCACGGCGCCGACCCGGCGCTCGCAGCTGTTCGTGGCGCTGACCGGTGAGGAGCAGGGGCTGCTCGGCGCGCAGTGGTTCGTTGCCCGCGCCGGTGATGCCGGCATGCCGGTGGCCAACATCAATATCGACATGCCGGTGCTGCTGGCGCCGACCACCGACATCGTCGCGGTCGGACGCGAGCATTCAAGCCTCGGCGACGCCCTCGACGCAGCGGCGCAGGAGCTTGGCGTCGAGGTCTCGGCCGATCCGTTCCCGGAGGAAGTCACCTTCGTGCGCAGCGACCACTACGCCTTCGTGCGCGCCGGCATCCCCGCGATCTACCTGGACGGCGGGATCGTTTCCGCCGATGGCGAGCGCGATCCGAAGCGCGCGCTCGCCTACTACCTGCGCAATTGCTACCACCAGCCCTGCGACGACGCCACCCAACCGATCCAGTACGACGACGCCGCGCGGCTGGCGCGTGTCTCCGCCGCCCTGGCGAGCCGCATCGGCAACGACGACGCGCGTCCGCGCTGGCGCGACGGTGACTTCTTCGGCGAGCGGTTCGGCGCCGCTGCGGGCCGATGA